A window from Bacteroidota bacterium encodes these proteins:
- the purS gene encoding phosphoribosylformylglycinamidine synthase subunit PurS codes for MKYFVYIAIERKEAILDPQGKAIEHALGSLGFDQIENTRVGKLIRLTVDAPTSDEARSVAEQASEKLLANPIMETFSVIHVSDEPVLAQVAV; via the coding sequence ATGAAATATTTCGTCTACATCGCCATCGAGCGCAAGGAAGCTATTCTGGACCCTCAGGGCAAAGCGATTGAGCATGCGCTTGGATCGCTGGGCTTCGATCAAATCGAAAATACGCGAGTCGGTAAACTGATTCGATTGACCGTCGATGCGCCGACTTCGGACGAGGCGCGCTCCGTGGCTGAACAGGCGAGCGAAAAGCTCCTGGCGAACCCCATCATGGAGACATTTTCCGTCATTCACGTCAGCGATGAGCCAGTTCTAGCTCAGGTCGCCGTATGA
- a CDS encoding twin-arginine translocase TatA/TatE family subunit, protein MFRNLGPFELLIIVVIIMVLFGGKKIPELMHGLGKGINEFKRATQGDDAPKTPEAPKA, encoded by the coding sequence ATGTTTCGCAATTTAGGCCCATTCGAGCTTTTGATCATCGTGGTCATCATTATGGTGCTCTTCGGTGGAAAGAAGATCCCAGAACTGATGCACGGCCTCGGCAAGGGCATCAATGAGTTCAAGCGTGCCACCCAGGGTGACGATGCGCCAAAGACCCCGGAAGCGCCAAAAGCATAA
- the pgl gene encoding 6-phosphogluconolactonase codes for MNSIDSMSVFPELRTLSAAAAKELAILAGNAIAARGRFSIALSGGETPRTLYEILARDYRDAIDWQHVHLYWGDERYVPQTDHESNYRMARETLIDRIPVPESNVHPIPTSFANPEDAAIAYAAELESAMPLDLILLGLGEDGHTASLFPGTFDPADRRLMIVTRSPKPPLIRISMTLRAINDARNVFFLVAGEEKQGILEKIVADREGHYPASLVRPKGKLAWFLDRLSSEPRIKN; via the coding sequence ATGAATTCGATTGATTCCATGAGCGTGTTCCCCGAGCTACGAACTTTGAGCGCGGCGGCCGCCAAGGAACTGGCGATTTTGGCTGGCAATGCTATCGCCGCTCGTGGCCGCTTCTCTATTGCCCTTTCCGGTGGCGAGACGCCTCGAACCCTCTACGAAATCTTAGCCCGCGATTACCGAGACGCCATCGACTGGCAGCATGTCCACCTCTACTGGGGCGATGAGCGCTACGTGCCCCAGACCGATCACGAAAGCAACTATCGCATGGCGCGAGAGACGCTGATCGACCGGATTCCGGTACCAGAATCCAACGTCCATCCCATTCCAACATCATTTGCCAATCCTGAGGATGCAGCAATAGCTTATGCCGCAGAGCTTGAATCGGCCATGCCGCTCGATCTCATTCTTCTGGGTCTGGGCGAAGATGGGCACACTGCCTCGCTCTTTCCAGGTACGTTCGACCCGGCTGATCGGCGACTTATGATCGTGACCCGCTCGCCGAAGCCGCCATTGATCAGAATCTCGATGACGCTTCGCGCGATTAATGATGCGAGGAATGTATTCTTTCTTGTGGCTGGTGAAGAAAAGCAGGGAATTCTCGAAAAGATAGTGGCGGATCGTGAAGGGCACTACCCAGCATCATTGGTGCGCCCAAAAGGCAAACTTGCCTGGTTTCTTGATCGGCTGTCGTCTGAACCGCGAATTAAGAATTGA
- the pssA gene encoding CDP-diacylglycerol--serine O-phosphatidyltransferase — MKSRRALRVPQVRSVIPSLFTVMNLFCGFIAIKAAFVDSNFVVAGWYIVLGGVFDMLDGMMARLVHASSEFGVELDSLCDIVTFGVAPSAILYKLFFYQYPGTGLLLAALPAITGAIRLARFNVQLVGFDKDYFRGLPIPSAAILIVSYVTFHHLALPVAERLSDPWIFIVTIAASLLMVSTIKYDTIPKPSLRQIKAHPLKFGIYFVGIVAAIATKGSAIFPLFVLFVLHGLTRSVYERGVRFLRERKAAALLDAEELEREEKSTFGI, encoded by the coding sequence ATGAAGAGCCGCCGCGCCTTGCGCGTACCCCAAGTTCGCTCCGTGATCCCGAGTCTCTTCACGGTGATGAATCTATTCTGCGGCTTTATCGCAATCAAGGCCGCGTTTGTCGATTCGAATTTCGTCGTGGCCGGATGGTATATCGTGCTCGGCGGTGTATTCGATATGCTCGATGGCATGATGGCCCGGTTAGTTCATGCATCGAGCGAGTTCGGCGTCGAACTCGATTCGCTCTGTGACATCGTCACATTCGGTGTGGCGCCGAGCGCGATTTTATACAAATTATTCTTCTACCAGTATCCCGGTACGGGATTGTTGCTGGCCGCGCTTCCCGCAATCACCGGTGCCATCCGGCTCGCACGGTTTAATGTGCAGTTGGTAGGCTTCGACAAGGATTATTTCCGCGGTTTGCCGATTCCGTCCGCGGCGATCCTCATCGTGTCCTATGTTACCTTTCATCATCTTGCATTGCCGGTAGCCGAGCGGCTCAGCGATCCATGGATTTTCATTGTCACGATCGCAGCCTCGCTCCTGATGGTCAGCACCATCAAGTACGATACGATTCCGAAGCCCTCGCTACGGCAGATCAAGGCGCACCCGCTCAAGTTCGGAATCTACTTCGTTGGCATTGTTGCCGCAATTGCAACGAAGGGGAGCGCGATCTTCCCGTTGTTTGTTCTCTTTGTGCTCCACGGACTTACACGCTCTGTCTATGAGCGCGGCGTTCGCTTCTTGCGAGAGCGAAAAGCCGCGGCGCTTCTCGATGCGGAAGAACTGGAGCGTGAGGAGAAATCGACCTTCGGGATCTAA
- a CDS encoding twin-arginine translocase TatA/TatE family subunit, whose product MFENIGSGEILLILLVILIFFGPKKIPELAQSLGKGLRKFNDAKSGLEDQVKTAMKEPLEALTGAKQGFEAKMREIAEPLHAELKIPPPQAPAAAPSQPAPPETMARGTVTDTPEQTKIPDREA is encoded by the coding sequence ATGTTTGAAAACATTGGGAGCGGAGAAATTCTGCTCATTTTGTTGGTCATTCTAATCTTCTTCGGTCCGAAGAAGATACCAGAACTCGCTCAGAGTTTGGGAAAAGGACTTCGAAAGTTCAACGATGCCAAGTCCGGTCTGGAAGATCAGGTCAAGACCGCAATGAAGGAGCCGCTGGAAGCCCTGACTGGCGCCAAGCAAGGTTTCGAGGCCAAAATGCGTGAAATCGCCGAGCCGCTCCACGCCGAGTTGAAAATTCCGCCTCCTCAGGCGCCAGCCGCCGCGCCAAGCCAGCCGGCTCCCCCCGAGACCATGGCCCGCGGGACCGTTACTGATACCCCGGAGCAGACGAAGATCCCTGATCGGGAAGCGTAA
- a CDS encoding Rne/Rng family ribonuclease produces MATRHGEAGPMTAVTYIPRIRKEIIINAEREDEIRIAITEDRRLVELFIETPETERHVGDIYLGRLAKVIPGMNAAFVDVGLEQDAFLHFSDVGDSYESSSAFLAGEEAEMRDDDDEEEDYLVEEGATAAEQKIYRPRGGRGGQPSRSNDRGLAQRAEPKPAQVAGQGGNLELRLANQRTAPRTSDALRSRGGKPIPTLLGANVSLEPDQPILVQVTREAFANKGVRVTSRISLPGRFLVLVPFEPGIGISRKVFSVRERTRLRRIVRSLKPRELGVIIRTVAENKEESALKEDLSRLLEQWRELEKKVRELKPPQRVYQDSSLTSSVMRDLFSPDITRIVIDSRKMYREVMDYVEWAAPNLTGTVELYRGSRPILDAFNIESQIEQTLTRKIAMPSGGYLFIEHTEAMVVIDVNSGRYAARREQELNSLKTNLEAAREVARQIRLRDIGGIIVIDFIDMGEEKNRKKVYDEMKKELRKDRAKSSVLPLTEFGLMQITRQRIRQSIVQSLSDTCPVCGGTGLLVNRTTILRQIERWLERFRAASGERKLTLKVHPTLGQMLTNGLVSPMRNLQMKFLMRLKLELDESLTGDEFRFFSGKQKRDVTADYSSTGAEAAAHAAEDAEASELDEVEDEPLMSEEMHDEHHGHDEHEDDFEDPESSGGNDYQRAEQPRSRNARPNRGQRPRSQGRPTRERGEFRNEGSNQAD; encoded by the coding sequence ATGGCAACTCGCCATGGCGAAGCCGGCCCCATGACAGCAGTGACCTATATCCCCCGCATCCGAAAAGAAATCATCATCAATGCCGAACGTGAAGATGAAATCCGCATTGCCATCACTGAAGACCGCCGCTTAGTCGAACTCTTCATCGAAACACCCGAGACCGAGCGCCACGTCGGCGACATTTATCTCGGTCGTCTGGCAAAAGTCATTCCCGGCATGAACGCCGCGTTTGTCGATGTTGGACTGGAACAGGATGCGTTCCTGCATTTCTCCGACGTTGGAGATTCTTACGAGAGTTCCTCAGCATTCCTGGCCGGCGAAGAAGCCGAAATGCGCGACGATGACGACGAGGAAGAAGACTACCTTGTTGAAGAAGGAGCGACGGCAGCCGAACAGAAAATCTATCGACCCCGTGGCGGACGCGGGGGACAGCCATCGCGCTCCAACGATCGAGGGCTTGCACAACGGGCTGAGCCGAAACCGGCTCAAGTTGCGGGTCAAGGTGGTAACTTGGAGTTGCGCCTTGCGAATCAGCGCACGGCTCCGCGTACATCGGATGCGCTTCGCTCCCGGGGTGGCAAGCCGATTCCGACACTGCTGGGTGCTAATGTTTCGCTTGAGCCCGACCAGCCAATTTTGGTGCAGGTCACCCGAGAAGCGTTCGCCAACAAAGGCGTTCGTGTTACCAGTAGAATCTCTCTTCCGGGCCGGTTCCTGGTGCTCGTTCCGTTTGAACCCGGTATTGGCATTAGCCGCAAGGTGTTTTCCGTCCGCGAGCGCACCCGTCTGCGCCGGATTGTCCGATCGCTCAAGCCGCGCGAACTCGGCGTGATCATTCGTACGGTCGCAGAAAACAAAGAGGAGTCCGCGCTCAAAGAGGATCTTTCGAGATTGCTCGAGCAGTGGCGCGAGCTTGAGAAGAAGGTCCGTGAACTAAAGCCGCCCCAACGCGTCTACCAGGATTCGAGCCTGACATCGAGTGTCATGCGAGACCTCTTTTCGCCGGACATTACACGTATCGTGATTGACTCGCGGAAAATGTATCGCGAAGTGATGGACTATGTGGAGTGGGCCGCGCCGAACCTGACCGGTACTGTCGAACTCTATCGCGGCTCGCGACCGATCCTCGATGCATTCAATATCGAGAGCCAGATCGAGCAAACGCTGACGCGAAAAATTGCGATGCCATCCGGAGGGTATCTTTTTATCGAGCACACCGAGGCAATGGTCGTCATCGATGTGAATTCTGGCCGGTACGCTGCGCGTCGCGAGCAGGAGCTGAACTCCCTCAAAACGAATCTTGAAGCGGCGCGTGAAGTAGCCCGGCAAATTCGATTGCGCGACATTGGAGGTATTATCGTCATCGACTTCATCGACATGGGTGAAGAGAAGAACCGGAAGAAGGTCTATGACGAGATGAAAAAGGAATTGCGAAAGGACCGTGCGAAATCCTCGGTGCTGCCGTTGACCGAATTCGGTCTCATGCAGATCACCCGGCAGCGGATCCGGCAGTCCATCGTGCAGTCACTTTCGGACACGTGTCCGGTGTGCGGTGGCACCGGCTTGCTGGTCAATCGCACGACGATTCTCAGACAGATCGAGCGCTGGCTCGAACGCTTCCGCGCTGCCAGCGGAGAGCGCAAACTTACGCTCAAAGTCCATCCGACGCTTGGACAGATGCTGACAAACGGCCTGGTCTCGCCGATGCGCAACTTGCAGATGAAGTTTCTGATGCGGCTGAAGCTCGAACTGGACGAATCGCTCACCGGTGACGAATTCCGTTTCTTCAGTGGCAAGCAGAAGCGCGATGTCACTGCAGACTACTCGTCCACCGGCGCTGAGGCCGCTGCCCATGCGGCCGAGGACGCTGAGGCCAGCGAACTGGATGAGGTGGAAGATGAACCGCTGATGAGCGAAGAGATGCATGACGAGCATCACGGGCATGATGAGCACGAGGATGATTTTGAAGACCCCGAATCATCTGGCGGCAATGATTATCAACGAGCCGAACAGCCTCGTAGCCGCAATGCGCGGCCGAATCGGGGACAACGTCCACGTAGCCAGGGACGACCAACACGCGAACGGGGGGAGTTCCGAAACGAAGGCTCTAACCAAGCGGATTAA
- the purQ gene encoding phosphoribosylformylglycinamidine synthase subunit PurQ, protein MKTRIIVFPGSNCDHDAMHAVRNVLGEPDTEFVWHKEDSIGEDVDLVILPGGFSYGDYLRTGAIARFSPVMKDVIRYANEGGTVLGICNGFQVLCESGLLPGVLIRNESLKFVCKETYLKTERTDTRFTSELVPGEVLRIPIAHGEGNYIATDEVLADLEQNNQVVFRYSNENGNVIRSANPNGSQNNIAGIVSKEGNVLGMMPHPERACETILGSADGLKVFQSLRDHFDFAVAASQHSVLST, encoded by the coding sequence ATGAAGACCCGCATTATTGTTTTCCCCGGCTCGAATTGCGATCACGATGCAATGCATGCGGTGCGCAATGTGCTCGGCGAGCCGGACACGGAGTTTGTCTGGCACAAAGAGGATTCGATTGGCGAGGACGTGGATCTGGTAATTCTTCCCGGCGGATTTTCCTACGGAGATTATTTGCGAACCGGCGCCATCGCACGCTTCTCGCCTGTGATGAAAGATGTGATTCGCTATGCGAACGAGGGCGGCACGGTACTCGGTATCTGCAACGGTTTCCAGGTACTGTGCGAATCCGGTCTCTTGCCTGGTGTGCTCATTCGGAATGAATCACTCAAATTCGTCTGTAAAGAAACGTATTTGAAGACGGAGCGCACCGACACTCGGTTTACGAGTGAACTCGTACCCGGTGAAGTGCTTCGAATTCCGATTGCGCATGGCGAAGGCAATTACATCGCGACTGATGAAGTCCTTGCCGATCTCGAGCAGAACAATCAAGTAGTGTTCCGTTACTCAAATGAGAATGGAAACGTGATTCGCTCCGCGAATCCCAACGGTTCACAAAACAACATCGCCGGCATTGTTAGTAAAGAGGGCAATGTACTCGGCATGATGCCTCACCCCGAGCGAGCTTGCGAAACGATCCTGGGCAGCGCGGACGGACTCAAAGTCTTCCAGAGCCTTCGCGATCACTTCGATTTCGCAGTTGCGGCCTCTCAACATTCAGTACTTAGCACTTAG
- the trxA gene encoding thioredoxin, with protein sequence MTATSTGPLHLTDASFERDVILSEKPVLVDFTATWCGPCRMIAPIIEDLSKEYEGRAVFGKLDVDENPETSMNFGIRSVPTMLIFKGGKVVEQIIGATGKQNILARLTPHLA encoded by the coding sequence ATGACTGCCACCTCCACAGGACCCCTTCATCTGACTGATGCGAGCTTTGAACGCGATGTCATTTTGAGCGAAAAGCCCGTACTCGTCGATTTCACCGCCACATGGTGCGGACCTTGCCGCATGATCGCTCCGATCATCGAGGACCTTTCGAAAGAGTATGAAGGCCGCGCCGTATTCGGCAAGCTCGATGTCGATGAGAATCCGGAGACCTCGATGAACTTCGGCATCCGCTCGGTGCCGACGATGCTCATCTTCAAGGGCGGAAAGGTCGTCGAGCAAATCATCGGCGCCACCGGCAAGCAAAACATCCTCGCAAGACTTACTCCACACTTGGCTTGA
- the zwf gene encoding glucose-6-phosphate dehydrogenase, which translates to MTHKAEPAIIAIFGATGDLAHRMLLPALFEIEQAGELPEGTIVLGIDRRPGMDDASFRKDVHDAIYDHESDTATNIAAWCAKNLFYFGIGESTPQDFEGLRKRIESLEGEHTLPGNRLFYLAVPPVAFGPTIESLGLSGLNNSPGWTRFVIEKPFGRDLESARGLNALIHRHFAEDQVYRIDHFLGKETVQNLLAFRFGNTLFESVWNRDKVEKVEIVVAEELGVEDRASYYEKAGALRDMVQNHLTQLLALTAMEVPSAFQANDIRYEKVKVLRAIAPIEEEDVLMGQYTHGVIGSEGVPGYKEEHGVAPDSKTETFVELKLSVETWRWHGVPFYLRTGKRLKERISEIIVTFKCPPVSIFKPYDMCEIAPNVLVIKLQPNEGFRVSFQVKKPGAEITLKTEWMNFSYAEVFGPLPEAYHTLLLDVLRGDQTLFVSADETLASWELYTPVLERQHMMHPYPAGSWGPKSTS; encoded by the coding sequence ATGACGCACAAGGCAGAACCAGCCATCATCGCCATCTTCGGTGCCACGGGCGATCTCGCGCACCGGATGCTGCTGCCTGCACTCTTTGAGATCGAGCAGGCGGGCGAGTTGCCCGAGGGGACGATCGTGCTCGGCATTGACCGAAGGCCCGGCATGGACGACGCGTCGTTCCGCAAGGACGTGCATGATGCGATCTACGACCATGAAAGCGACACCGCGACCAACATTGCGGCCTGGTGCGCAAAAAACTTGTTCTACTTCGGTATCGGCGAGAGCACGCCGCAGGATTTTGAAGGACTTCGCAAACGCATCGAATCGCTCGAAGGTGAGCATACGCTTCCGGGCAATCGGCTTTTCTATCTTGCGGTACCACCTGTCGCGTTCGGTCCAACAATCGAGTCGCTCGGCCTCTCCGGGCTCAACAACAGCCCTGGCTGGACGCGGTTCGTCATTGAAAAGCCATTTGGTCGCGATCTCGAATCGGCTCGTGGATTGAACGCGCTCATTCATCGACACTTCGCAGAAGATCAAGTCTACCGGATCGATCACTTCCTGGGCAAAGAGACCGTTCAAAATCTGCTTGCCTTCCGATTTGGCAATACGCTGTTCGAATCGGTCTGGAATCGCGATAAGGTCGAGAAAGTCGAGATTGTCGTCGCCGAGGAGTTGGGCGTCGAGGATCGCGCGAGCTATTACGAAAAGGCCGGCGCCTTGCGCGACATGGTCCAGAACCACCTGACGCAACTCCTTGCGCTGACCGCGATGGAGGTGCCATCCGCGTTCCAGGCCAACGACATCCGCTACGAAAAAGTCAAGGTGCTCCGCGCAATCGCGCCGATCGAAGAAGAGGATGTCCTGATGGGCCAATACACGCATGGCGTAATTGGCAGTGAGGGGGTACCCGGATATAAGGAGGAGCATGGGGTCGCTCCGGATTCGAAAACCGAGACGTTCGTAGAGCTTAAGCTTTCCGTTGAGACGTGGCGCTGGCACGGCGTGCCGTTCTATCTTCGCACGGGCAAGCGGCTGAAGGAGCGTATCTCTGAGATCATCGTGACGTTCAAGTGCCCGCCAGTCTCTATCTTCAAGCCATACGATATGTGTGAAATTGCGCCAAACGTGCTCGTGATCAAGTTGCAGCCGAACGAGGGCTTTCGCGTCTCGTTTCAAGTCAAGAAACCCGGCGCCGAGATCACGCTGAAGACCGAATGGATGAACTTCTCGTATGCTGAGGTCTTTGGCCCGCTGCCGGAGGCCTATCATACGCTGCTGCTGGATGTTCTGCGAGGGGATCAGACGCTATTCGTTTCTGCCGACGAAACGCTGGCGTCCTGGGAGCTCTATACGCCGGTGCTTGAGCGGCAGCACATGATGCATCCCTACCCGGCGGGATCGTGGGGGCCGAAATCTACTTCATAG
- the dnaE gene encoding DNA polymerase III subunit alpha, producing MAEFVHLHNHTHYSILDGACSVSDLVDAAKAEEMKAVALTDHGVLFGAFEFYKKAKAAGIKPIVGCEVYFVSDGSATERERFDDPEGKKKAYNHLILLAKNEIGYQNLMKLVSRGHTEGFYYKPRIDWSMLEENHEGLIATTACSGGIIGPSLVSGDYEKAKRIATRFRDVFDKDFYLEIQDHGLEREIAVREHSPRLAKELGIKLVGTNDCHYVRQSHAVAHNVLLMIRDSSSKDTPNVHNLKYGTDTNYFRSAKEMTKLFSQWPEAIDSTLEIMEKCDLTLSKDFKMPAFPIPPESGTQTLEAYLEHLTNEGLSKRFSQSSREIEDRAEFELGVINRMGYAGYFLIVQDFIAAARKMGVTVGPGRGSAAGSLVAYALGITNVDPIKYNLLFERFLNPERVSMPDIDIDFSDDKRELVIDYVREKYGRESVAQIITFSTLSARAVLKDVGRVLGVPLSTINELTKCIPVIMGRVTPLKEAIELPEMKMVLSAHKDPLIDQLIEYSLVLEGFARAASKHAAGVVIAPGDISNYVPLYKTPSLEEAVTQFNMKDVEEAGLLKMDFLGLRTLSIIDTTLALIEQNHGVKIDIDTIPLDDAKTYEMFGRGETVAVFQFDSPPMQNHMRALKPENMEDLSSMNALYRPGPMDHIPEFIDRKQGRRKVEYLHPKLEPILAETYGVIVVQEQVMRVARDLAGFSLAKADEMRRAMGKKDLAKMEAMKEAFIKGCVANDVADKIAKELYEQLAKFASYGFNKSHSLAYALIAYQTAYLKAHYTAEFLAANMTHEMNDADYVVQLIDEAKKFNIRTLAPDVNLSNVHFSASREGIRFGLAGIKNVGEKAVEEIVRERTKNGPFTSLFNFTSRLDTRLVNRRAIEALVEAGAFDSCDTTGLATAAFRSDLFANVELALQYGQRVRDEAKSSQNSLFGDADTPHVLAPPTMVYAEKRWTEIEMLSHEKKSVGYYVSGHPLEPHRIDVLSFVTHKAIDLNDAKQGDPVIVGGVIVAITRKLDRNGNAFAILKLEDFTGKTECVLWSDAYKQCQNLIQDEKPVFLRGKVRRNGPEEAPSVIVDEAFEIRGLRKKLTRGILVRLFDSEQIQPTISQVERICGRYRGNCTTFVSVETAQGISRKYRLPEQFQVDPNDDLIREFGEVFGTNRILFTR from the coding sequence GTGGCCGAGTTCGTCCATCTTCATAATCATACTCATTACTCGATCTTAGATGGCGCGTGCAGTGTCAGCGATCTTGTTGATGCCGCAAAAGCCGAGGAGATGAAGGCTGTCGCGCTCACGGACCATGGTGTGCTCTTTGGCGCGTTCGAGTTCTATAAGAAGGCGAAAGCCGCCGGCATCAAACCGATCGTCGGTTGCGAGGTCTATTTCGTTTCCGATGGCTCCGCTACGGAACGCGAGCGATTCGATGACCCTGAGGGAAAGAAGAAAGCTTACAATCACCTGATCCTGCTGGCCAAGAACGAAATCGGCTATCAGAATCTGATGAAGCTCGTTTCTCGAGGACACACGGAAGGTTTCTATTATAAGCCCCGCATCGATTGGTCGATGCTCGAGGAGAACCACGAGGGCCTCATCGCGACCACGGCATGCTCCGGCGGTATTATTGGACCCTCGCTGGTAAGCGGCGATTACGAAAAGGCGAAGCGCATCGCAACACGGTTTCGCGATGTCTTCGACAAAGATTTCTACCTTGAAATCCAGGACCACGGCCTGGAGCGCGAAATCGCTGTTCGCGAGCACTCTCCTCGATTGGCGAAAGAATTGGGGATCAAGCTTGTTGGCACAAACGACTGCCACTATGTCAGGCAGAGTCATGCCGTCGCGCACAATGTGCTGCTGATGATTCGCGACTCATCGAGTAAGGATACTCCGAATGTCCACAACCTGAAGTACGGCACGGACACAAACTATTTCCGGTCGGCGAAGGAGATGACGAAACTCTTTTCGCAATGGCCGGAGGCAATCGATTCGACGCTTGAAATCATGGAGAAGTGCGATCTCACGCTCTCCAAGGATTTTAAGATGCCTGCGTTTCCGATTCCGCCCGAGAGCGGCACCCAAACACTGGAAGCGTATCTCGAACATCTCACCAATGAAGGACTGAGCAAACGATTTAGTCAATCGTCGCGCGAAATCGAAGATCGCGCCGAGTTTGAACTCGGCGTCATCAACCGCATGGGATATGCCGGATACTTCCTGATCGTCCAGGATTTTATCGCGGCGGCTCGCAAGATGGGCGTAACAGTTGGGCCCGGACGCGGCTCAGCTGCCGGTTCGCTCGTGGCGTATGCTCTGGGTATTACGAATGTCGATCCGATCAAGTACAATCTGCTCTTCGAGCGATTCCTGAATCCCGAGCGCGTCTCGATGCCCGATATCGACATCGACTTCTCGGACGACAAGCGGGAGTTGGTGATCGATTATGTGCGCGAAAAATATGGCCGCGAGTCGGTCGCGCAGATCATCACGTTCTCCACGCTCTCGGCGCGCGCCGTGCTGAAGGATGTGGGGCGCGTACTCGGAGTCCCGCTTTCGACGATTAACGAACTGACGAAGTGCATTCCGGTCATCATGGGCCGCGTCACGCCGCTCAAGGAAGCGATCGAGCTGCCGGAAATGAAGATGGTGCTTTCGGCGCACAAAGATCCGCTGATCGACCAACTCATCGAGTATTCGCTTGTACTCGAAGGCTTTGCACGCGCGGCATCGAAGCATGCTGCCGGTGTGGTCATTGCGCCCGGAGATATTTCGAACTACGTCCCGCTCTATAAGACGCCATCGCTCGAAGAAGCCGTCACGCAATTCAACATGAAGGACGTTGAGGAGGCTGGCCTCCTCAAGATGGACTTTCTTGGTCTGCGGACGCTTTCGATCATCGACACGACACTTGCGCTCATCGAGCAGAACCACGGCGTCAAGATCGACATCGACACGATCCCGCTCGATGACGCGAAGACCTACGAAATGTTTGGCCGTGGCGAAACGGTTGCGGTCTTCCAGTTCGACTCGCCGCCCATGCAGAACCACATGCGCGCGCTCAAGCCGGAGAACATGGAAGACTTGTCTTCTATGAACGCACTCTATCGGCCCGGCCCGATGGACCATATTCCCGAGTTCATCGACCGCAAGCAAGGGCGCCGGAAAGTCGAGTACCTACATCCAAAGCTCGAGCCGATCCTTGCCGAGACGTACGGTGTCATCGTCGTGCAGGAGCAGGTGATGCGCGTTGCGCGCGATCTGGCTGGCTTCTCGCTCGCCAAAGCCGACGAGATGCGCCGCGCGATGGGCAAGAAGGACCTTGCCAAGATGGAGGCAATGAAGGAAGCCTTCATCAAAGGCTGTGTCGCGAACGATGTTGCCGACAAGATTGCGAAAGAGCTGTACGAACAGCTTGCGAAATTCGCGTCCTACGGATTCAACAAATCGCATTCGCTGGCATACGCGCTGATCGCGTATCAGACAGCGTATCTCAAAGCGCATTACACTGCGGAATTCCTTGCGGCGAACATGACGCACGAGATGAACGACGCGGATTACGTCGTCCAGCTCATCGACGAGGCAAAGAAATTTAACATCCGCACCCTCGCGCCGGATGTGAATTTGAGCAACGTCCACTTCTCCGCTTCACGCGAAGGAATTCGGTTTGGCCTTGCCGGTATTAAGAACGTTGGCGAAAAAGCGGTCGAGGAAATCGTCCGCGAACGGACCAAGAATGGTCCATTCACTTCGCTCTTTAATTTTACGTCTCGGTTAGATACCCGGCTCGTCAACCGCCGAGCAATCGAGGCGTTGGTCGAGGCGGGTGCATTCGATTCGTGTGATACGACGGGTCTCGCCACGGCTGCATTCCGCTCGGATCTGTTCGCGAACGTCGAACTTGCACTGCAATATGGCCAGCGCGTTCGCGATGAAGCAAAGAGTTCACAGAACTCACTGTTCGGCGATGCCGATACGCCGCACGTCCTGGCGCCGCCCACAATGGTCTATGCCGAAAAGCGGTGGACCGAGATCGAAATGCTCTCGCATGAGAAGAAATCGGTCGGCTATTATGTGAGCGGCCATCCGCTCGAACCGCATCGCATCGATGTCCTCAGTTTCGTCACACATAAGGCCATCGATCTCAATGATGCCAAGCAGGGCGATCCGGTGATCGTGGGCGGCGTGATCGTCGCAATCACCCGCAAGCTCGATCGGAATGGCAATGCCTTCGCCATTCTCAAGCTCGAGGATTTTACCGGCAAGACCGAGTGCGTGCTTTGGAGCGACGCTTACAAGCAATGCCAAAATTTGATCCAGGACGAAAAGCCGGTGTTTCTACGCGGGAAGGTCCGGCGGAATGGGCCTGAGGAGGCACCAAGCGTGATCGTCGATGAGGCGTTTGAAATCCGGGGACTTCGCAAAAAGCTGACGCGCGGAATTCTCGTCCGGTTGTTCGATTCCGAGCAAATTCAGCCGACAATCTCGCAGGTCGAGCGAATTTGCGGGCGGTATCGCGGGAATTGCACCACGTTTGTTTCCGTTGAAACTGCCCAGGGAATCAGCCGTAAATACCGGTTACCCGAGCAGTTTCAAGTCGATCCGAACGACGACCTGATTCGCGAGTTCGGGGAAGTATTTGGGACTAACCGGATACTATTTACGAGATAA